The DNA region GTGCCGATGAGGAATTAGAGAGTTTGGTAAAGCCGAGATCGAACGAACTTACATACTTGGTGAGGGTGAAGAGGGTGAGTTTCGTCAAAGAAGCATCACCGAACATTCCTTGGTCAGATATTGAATTTGATGAAAGAAAGCTGAAGATATCTATAGTATAGCATGAAAAGAAAAGGCAATTAATTTAATTTTGATGAAAACTCATGGAAAGAATTTGTGAAGATCGCCAGCCTCAACTACTTTAGTAAGCCAATCTATACCTATAGGCTCCTTCTTTACTTCCCCATTATATAGAGAGATTATCTTCTCTGCAACTTCTTCAGGTGTTTTACCCGTCGTATCAATTTCATAGACCTTTCTCTTCCCAAATACCTTCAATGCTTCAACAAGGCACACATCCAAGATCTCAGCCCCGACATTCTCCTTCGCCTTCTTCTCACTATACCCTCTACTTACATAACGATTCATCAATTCCCAAGGTGAGCATCTTAAAACTACGA from Nitrososphaerales archaeon includes:
- a CDS encoding adenylate kinase family protein codes for the protein MNRRIGITGSPGTGKKSVGRIIAERLNYDFLDLNDLAIRGNAVIGRDEREFIVDPKKLRRLALKAIDKKDVVIVGHLLPSVFKKDEIDFIVVLRCSPWELMNRYVSRGYSEKKAKENVGAEILDVCLVEALKVFGKRKVYEIDTTGKTPEEVAEKIISLYNGEVKKEPIGIDWLTKVVEAGDLHKFFP